The genomic window GGGAGGACGGGGTGGTGCTCGCCTTCCAGGACGTCTACAAGGGGACGCCTGGCTACACCAAGGTGGCCGTGTTCCGCCACGCCCAGGTGGTGTACGTGCTCACCCTGGGGACGAAGCCGACGCTCGCGCCCTCGTACGGGCCGGCGCTCGACACCGTGCTCAGCACCTGGGCCTGGAAGTAGGACCGGCGGCGCCCGGCTCCGGTGGTGGAGCCAGGGGGGCTCGAACCCCCGACCTCTTGCATGCCATGCAAGCGCTCTCCCAGCTGAGCTATGGCCCCGCCCCGGATGATACCGACGCCGGCGGCGCCCGCGTCACCCCCCGTGATGCGCGGCGGGCGCCGGGGCCGCCCCGCCCCCCGGACGGCGGGGCGGATGCAGTGGACGGAGCCTTTGGCGCTCCGCAACACACTGTTTGCAAACGCCTCGACCGATGGGAGACAATCGCCGTGGCCGCCTGCGTCCAATGCGCGCGCGCTGACGCGACCAGAGACCATCTTCCCGCGCGCTCCATGAGGGGCTTGTACGCACATGGCTCGCACGCGTTCGACCACGGCCACGCCTCGCACCCCGCGGACCACCACCACCCGCAGTCGGCGTGACGCCACCCAGGGCTCGGTGCTGGTCCAGACCGCCGAGCGGATGGTCGGCCAGATCGAGACGCTGGTGGCGGAGATCGAGGCGCTTCGCGCCGACAACGAGGGGCTGCGCGCCGAGCTGCGCGACGCCGTGTCCATGCTCGAGCGCGCCAGCAGGGCGCTCGGCGACGCCGGCACCGCGGGGCGGCGGGGTGGCCGGCGCCGCGCCGGAGCCGCCGAGCCCGAGCCGGCGCGGCGCGGGGTGCGTCGCGCCGGGGTGCGCGCGGCGGCGCCGCGGGTGCGCAGGACCCGCGGCCGTGCCACCCCCGAGGGGGTGACGCCCCAGGTGGTCCACGCGGTGATCGCCAAGATCGGCGGCGAGGCCACCGCGGCCGAGATCGCCGCCGAGATCACCCGCAACGGCGTCCCGGTGTCGGGGCGGGCGGTGCGCTTCCTCGCCGAGCGTGCCGGTGCCCAGACCGTCGTCGGAGAGGACGGCCAGCGCCGCTACCGGGTCTGACCAGGATCCAGGTGTCCCCGCTGCGCTGACCCGCAGAACGGCCGGTGGTTGCACCGCGCCTGAGCTGTCGCTAGTATACAAACTCGTATGTTCGCTACAGCAGGACCACGACGATGGGGGGTGGCGGCGGCGGTGGCCGGGCTGGCCGCCCTGCTCGCCGTCGCCGCGGTGCTCCTCCGCGCCGGAGGTGGCTCGGGGGCGGTGCCGGTGGCGGCGCCGGCAGCCCTCGGCGAGCCGCTCGACGTCCCCGCCGCGGCCGCGGCGCTGGTGCACGTCAGCGGCGCCGTCACCCACCCCGGGCTCTACCGGCTCAGCGGCGGAGCCCGGGTGGCCGACGCGGTCGCAGCCGCCGGGGGGATCACCGCCGACGCCGATCCGGGGCGGCTCCCCGACCTCGCCGCACCGGTGCACGACGGCCGCCAGGTGAACGTCCCCTTCCGCCGCACCGCCGGGTCCGCCGCCGGGGCGCGGCTCGACCTCAACACCGCGTCGGTCGACGAGCTGCGCGACCTGCCGGCGATGCCCGCCGGCCTCGCCGCGGCGATCGTCGAGTCCCGCGCCCGGTGGGGGCCGTTCGCCGCGGTCTCCGAGCTGCGCACCCGGCTCGGGGTCGACGCCGCCACCGTCGCCGCGCTCCGCCCCCACCTGCTGGTGCGGCGGTGAGCCCCGCGGTGGGGGAGGGCGCGCTCCCCGCGGTGCTCGTCGCCGGCGCCCTCGCCACCGGGGTGTCGCTCGCCGCGGTCGGCGCCCTGCCCGCCGTCGTGCCACCGGCGACCGCGCTCGCCGGCGGCGGCGCCGGGGTGACCGCGGCGCTGACCACGCGGCGGCCGCGGGCGTGGGCGCTGGCCGCCGTCGCCCTCCTCGCCGCGGCGGCGGGAATGGTCCGTGGCACCGAGGCGCCGGCTGCGACCCGCCTGCCCATCGCCGCGGGCGCGGTGGTGCTGGTGGGGACGGTCCGGGATGCGCCGGTGGGCCACCGCGCCGAGGCGCTCGTCACCGTCGACGCCGAGCGGCTGGCCGGCGCCGGTGGCGAGGGGCGGGTCGGCGGCGGGGTGCTCGCCGCCCTGCCCGGCCACCCGGATCTCGCCGCCGGCGACCGGGTCCGCCTCGAGGCCGCGGCGCTGCGGCTCCCCGGTGAGCGTTCCGGGCCCACCTCGGCGGCCGCGCTGCAGCGCGACGGGGTGGCCGCGGTGGCGGTCTCCCCCCGCCTGGTCCGCCTCGCCCACGGCCGGCCCGGCCCGGCCCGCGCGCTCGCCGCGCTGCGCGGCCGCATCGCCGCCACCGTCGGCGCGGCGCTGCCCCCGGTGACCGCCACCCTGCTCCTGGAGATCGCCTTCGGCATCCACGGCACCCTCCCCCCGGACACCGCCGCCGCGCTCCGCGACGCCGGCCTCGTCCATCTGGTCGCGACCTCCGGGTTGAAGGTCGCGATCGTGATCGGCCTGCTCACCCGGCTGGCCGCCGGGCTCTCCCTCGGGCCACGGCGCCGGCTGCTCCTGATCGGGCCGGCGGTCGCCCTCTACGTCGCCATCGCCGGGGGCGGGGCGGCGGCGCTGCGCAGCGCCCTGATGGCGGGCGCCGCACTCCTGGTCCACGGCACCGGCCGGCGGCTCCAGCCGCTGGCGCTGCTCGCCGCCACCGCGGCGCTGCTGCTCGCCGCCGATCCCGGGCTCTGTGCCGACCCCGGCTTCCAGCTCTCGTTCCTCGGCACCCTCGGCATCCTGCTGTTGGCCGGGCCGCTGACCGCGCGGCTGCCGGGGCCGCGCTGGCTGGCCGAGCCCTTCGCGGTCACCGTCGCCGCCCAGGCGGCCACCGTCCCGGTGATGGCCTCCACCTTCGGGGTGCTCGCGCTCGCCGCCCCCCTCGCCAACGCGCTGGTGATCCCCGCGGTCCCGCTCCTCGTCGTCCTCGGCTGGGCGGGCGCGGCGGTGGCGACGGCAGTGCCGGCGCTGGGCTGGGCGCCGCTCGCCGCCGCCGGCCTGCTGATCAGCGGCATCGGCCTGGTCGCGCGCGCCGTCGCGGCGATGCCCGGCTCGGCGCTCCACCTCGGCGCCTGGCCCCGGGCCTGGACCTGGGCGCTGCTCGCCGGCCTCGGCGCCGGCGGTCTGGGGCTGGTGGCGGCGCTCCGGCTGCGCCTGCCCGCGACGATCACATCTCCGAGCCGCACCCAGGCCCGGCTGGCCGCCGCCGCCGCCGCGGTGGTGGTGGCGGCGGCCACCCTGCTGCTGCTCTCCGGCCCCGACGGTCGCCTGCACCTCGTGGTGCTCGACACCGGCGGGTCGGAGGCCACGCTGGTGCGCGCCGGCGACGGCGCCACCGCCCTGGTCGACGGCGGCTCCGACCCGACCCGGCTGCTCGGCGCCCTCGGGCACGCCCTGCCGCCGCTCACCCGCAGCCTCGACCTGGTGGTGCTCAGCGGCGGCGACCGCACCACCGTTGCCGGGCTCGCCGGCCTCCCCGGAGGCTACCGCGCCGGTGCGGTGGTGGTGCCCGCGGCGCCGCTGGGCCGGGGCGCCGAGCAGGCGGTCGACGGGCTGCGCGCCGGCGGCGCCACCGTGGTGCGGATGCCCGCCGGCCGGCCGTGGAGCTGGCACGGCACGGTGTGGCGGCTGCTCGTCCCCACACCTCCGGACCGGGGCCCGGTCACCGGCGCCGTGCAGGTGGCCGGCGGCGGCGGCGTCGCGCTCGTCCTCGGGGCGCTGCCGCCGCCCGGGCAGGACGAGCTCGCCGCGGTCGCGGGCGGCTCGCTCGCCGCCGAGCTGCTGGTCGCCCCGGCGCGCGGCGCGGTCGCACCGGCTCTGCTCGCCGCCGCCCATCCCCGGCTGCTCGCCGTCCCCAGCGCACGGGCGCCACGGCTCCCCTCGGCGCCGGGGGCGGGGGTGCGCTCCACCGCGATCGACGGCAGCCTCGAGTACGTGGGCGGCCCCGGCGGCCTGGAGCCGTCGTGACCACGGACGGCCGCGGAGACCACCTTTAATGCGAGGGATGGCGCTGGCTGCCGACCAACTCCTCGACGGGCTTCGCCTCCACTTCGGGCACGACCACTTCCGGGCCGGCCAGCGCGAGGTGGTCGAGGCCGTGCGCGACGGTCGCGACGCCATGGTGGTGATGCCCACCGGCGGCGGCAAGTCGCTCTGCTACCAGCTGCCCGCGGTGCTCTCCGAGGCGCCGACGGTGGTGGTCTCACCGCTGATCGCGCTGATGAAGGACCAGATCGACGCCCTGCTGCAGCTCGGCGTCGAGGCGGCGGCGCTGCACTCCAACCTCGACGCCGCCGAGCAGCGGCGGATCGAGCGCGCCTACCGCGGGGGCACCCTGCGGCTGCTCTATGTCGCCCCCGAGCGGCTGGTGCGCGCCGACCTGCGCGCCATGCTCGCCGAGCGCCGGCCCGCCCGGATCGTCGTCGACGAGGCCCACTGCATCTCCGAGTGGGGCCACGACTTCCGCCCCGACTACCTGCGCATCGGCGAGGTCGCCGCCGCCCTCGCCCCGATCCAGCTGGTCGCCTGCACCGCCACCGCCACCGCCGAGGTGCGCTCCGACGTCGCCCAGCGGCTGGGGCTGCGCGAGCCGTTCGAGGCGGTCCACGGCTTCGCCCGGCCCAACCTCCACCTCGCCGCCGAGCGGGTGCGCGACGAGAAGGCCAAGCTCGAGCGCATCGAGCAGCTGGTCGACCCCGGCGACGGCCACACCATCGTCTATGCCGGCACTCGGGCCCGGGCGGCGATCCTCGCGACCCGGCTCCAGGCCCGTCACCCCACGATGCTCTACCACGCCGAGCTCAGCGCCGAGGAGCGCACCCTCGCCCAGGAGCGCTTCGCCACCGGCGCGGTGCGGGTCGCGGTCACCACCAGCGCCTTCGGCATGGGAGTGGACATCGCCACCGTCCGCCAGGTCATCCACGCCGGCCTGCCCCTGTCGCTCGAGGAGTACTACCAGCAGGCGGGCCGGGCGGGGCGGGACGGGCTGCCGGCCAGCTGCGTGGTCGTCCACGCCTCCGCCGACCGCCGGCTCCCCGAGTTCTTCATCGAGACCGCCCACCCCGACGCGGCCACCGTGGGCGCGGTCCACCGCTCGCTGCTGGAGGAGGGATACGACCCCGGCGCCTGGCGGCGGGTGATCTCGCGCGATCCCCTGGTGCGGGCGCTGCCCGACCGCGCCGGCGACGCCGTCCGCGAGCTGCTCCGGGACGCCGGGGTCATCCAGGGAGGGGTGGCGCTGCCGGAGGCGGCCCAGAGGCTGCGCGACGTCAACGCTCGGGTGGCCAGGCACCGCCGGGCGGCGGAGGCGCGCTTCCAGCGGTTCATGGACTACCTCGCGGGGCGCCAGTGCCGTCACCTCGACGTGGTCAGGTACTTCGGGGAGGAGGCGGCCGCGGTGGAGTGCGGCGACCGCTGCGACGTCTGCACCGGCGCCGGCGCCGCCGTCACCGGGCCGCTCCTCGACGCCACCCCTGTCCGCCAGGCGCTGAGCGCCGCCGCCCGCCTTCGCGGGCGGGTGGGCCTGGTGAAGCTCGCCCGGGTGCTGGTCGGCTCGCAGAGCCGCGACCTCGCCGGCGCCTCCTCGATCCCCACCTTCGGGGCGCTGCGCGGCTGGCGCGAGGCGGACGTGGCCGAGCTGCTGCGGCGGCTCGCCGACGCCGGGGCGCTCCGGGTCGCCGGCGTCCCCTACCCGACCGTCGACATCACCCCGCAGGGGGTCGAGGCGATGCGCGGTGACCGCGTGCTGGAGATCGCCGATCCCCGGCCGGGCCGCCGCCCCGCCGCAACCAGCGGCCGGTCCGGCGCCGACACCGAGGAGCTCGACCCCGGCGCCCAGGCGGTCTTCGAACGGCTGCGCCGCTGGCGCTCCGAGGTGTCCCGCGAGCGCGACCTGCCCGCCTACATCATCTTCCCGAACAGCACCCTGGCCGAGATCGCCCGGCGCCGCCCCTCGACCCCCGACGAGCTGCGGGAGGTGCCCGGGGTGGGCGAGAAGAAGCTCGCGCTGTATGCCGGCGAGGTGCTCGGAGTGGTCGCCTCGCTGGCGGAGGCACCCTGATGGCCGCCCCCGCCGAGCTGCTGCTGGTCCACGGCGAGGAGCGCTTTCTCGTCGACCGCGAGGCACGCGCCTGGCTGGCCGCCGCCCGCGCCGCCAGCGCCAGCGACTTCAGCGTCGAGGTGATCGACGCCCCGTCGCGCCTCGACGGGCTGCGCCGGAGCCTCATCGAGGTGCCCTTCCTCGATGCCCGCCGCCACCTCCTGGTCCGCGACCCTCCCCAGCTCTCGGAGCGGCCGCGGCGCGGGGCCGACAGCGCCGAGGTGCTGGCCGGCGCCCTCGAGACCCGGGCGCCGACCACCTCGGTCTGCCTGGTCGCGCACACCAAGGTCAGTGCCGCCAACCCGGTGCTCAAGATGGTGCAGCGGCTGCGCGGGCGGATCTCCGAGCATCCGCAGCCGCGCGGCCGCGAGCTGCGCGCCTGGGTCGAGCGCCGGGTGGCGGAGCGGCGGCTGCGCCTGCCCCGCGGGGCCGTCGACCACCTCCTGCTGGTGGTCGGCGCCGACCTCGGGCGGGTGGAGAACGAGCTCGACAAGCTCGCCGCCCACTCCGGCGACGGGGCCGTCCCCACCCTCGACCAGGTCCGCACCCTCGCCGGCGGGCTCGAGCAGCTCGCCGCCTGGGACATCGTCGACCGGCTGCTGACCCCGCCTCACGTCCGCGGGGCCGCCGCCCTCGACGCGATGATCGACGACGGGGTCGCACCCCTGTACCTGCTGTCGGTGGTCGCGGGCCAGCTCCGCGAGGTGCTGGCGGCGGCGGAGGTGCTCTCCGGGGGTGGGGGCGCCGCGGCGGTGGCGGGCCGGCTGGGGCTGCCCCCCTGGCGGGCCGAGCGGCTGGCGCGGTGGGCGGGCCGGGTGAGCCCGGACCTGCTCGTCGACTGGCTCCGCGAGCTGCAGCGCCTCGACGCGGGGGTCAAGGCGGGCGAGCTCGACGACGCCTCGGGGCTGCGCAGCTTCGCCCTGCGCGCCTGCGGAGAGCTCGTCGCGGGTGGGCGGCGGCGGTGACCCTCACCTCGGGGTCACCACCGGGCCGGGCGGCGGTCGCTCAGGACTTGGTGGTCTTGCTCCCAGCCGCGGCGCGGGTGCCGGAGCGTGCCGGCGCCTTGGCGGCGGCGGCCTTGCTCGCGGCGGCCTTGCTCGCGGCCGGCTTGGCCGCGGACTTGCCCCGGGCGCGCGCCCTGCCCTTCTCCCCGCCGATCGCGGTGGCGCGGGCGGCGGCCTCGTCGCCGGACGCGGCGGCGGTGGTCAGCTTGTGGGCCATGGCCATCAGCCGCGACTTGCGGCGGTCGGCGTTGTTGCGATGGAGGATGCCCTTCTCCGCGGCGCGGTCGAGAGCCCGGACCGCGGCCAGCACCTGCTCCTGGGTCTCCGGCGCGGGGACGGTGCCGAGCAGGGCGCGGCGCGCCTTGGTGATGCTGGTCCGGACCGCCGAGCGGACCGCCCGGTTGCGGACGTGCTTGCGCTCATTGGAACGGATCCGCTTGCGCGCGGAGGCGGAATTGGCCACGGGACTCCTCAATGGTCAGGGCGCGCGTCGGCAGGTGCGCGACCGGCCGCGGGAGTATAGCAGGGGTCTCGCGACGAGTCCCCGCGGCGACGCCCGCGGGCCCGCTCCCGCTACCGTCGCGGACGTGATCGTCGTGCCCGCGGCCGCCAAGGTCAACCTCGCCCTGGAGGTCACCGGCCGCCGCGCCGACGGCTACCACGACGTCGCCACCGTGATCGTCGCCCTCGACTGGCACGACCTGGTCGGGCTGCGCCTGCGCCCGGGCTCGGGCGAGGTGTGGCTGCGGCTCGGCGGGCCGGCGGCGGAGGGGGTGCCCGAGGGGCCGGAGAACCTCGCGGTGCGCGCCGCCCTGGCGCTGGTGGAGCTGGCCGGCGGCGGGCTCGACGCCGACCTCTGGCTGGAGAAGCGGCTGCCGATCGCCGCCGGGATGGGGGGCGGCTCCGCGGACGCCGCCGCGGTGCTCCGTGCCGGCGCGACCCTGCTCCGCCGCCGGGGGCTGCCCCTGCCCGCCGGCGAGGTCGGCGCCGCCGCCGCCGCGCTCGGCAGCGACGTCCCCGCCGCGCTCGCCGGCGGGGCGGTGCTCGCCACCGGGCGGGGCGAGCGGCTGCGGCGGCTGCCATCCCCGGCGCTCCACCTCGCCGTCGCCGTCGCCGGCGCGTCGGCGACGGCGGCCGCCTACGCCGCGCTCGACGAGGCCGAGCGCCGCGGCGACGGCCGTGCCGCCCGGGTCGCCGAGCGCCTGGCCGCGGGGCTGCCTCCCGCCGGCGGCGACTGCGGCAGCGCTCTCGAGCCCGCCGCCCGCCGGGCCAGCCCGCGGCTGGGCGAGCGGCTCGCCGAGCTGCGCGCCCGGGTCGCGGGCGACTGGCACCTCACCGGCACCGGGGGCGCCGCCTTCGCCCTCGCCGGCTCCGCCGCCGCCGCCGGCGCGCTCGCCGCCGCGGCCACCGTCGCCGGGTTCCCCGCGCGCCCCTGCCGCACCGTGGCGGCGCACCCCGGCATCGACGCGAGATGAGGCCCGACCCCCGGCTCGGCGCCGCCGTGCTCGCCGGCAAGCTCGCCGCCACCGCGAGCCGCGGGCTGGGCCGGGGCGGGGGCACGACGATCCCCGGTGACGTCGCCCTCGCCATCGACCCCGAGGTGCTCGCCAAGCTCGGCGCCACCCTTCCCCGGGGCAGCGTGCTGGTCACCGGCACCAACGGCAAGACCACCACCACCGGGCTGATCGCCGCGGTGCTCGAGGCCGCCGGCGAGCGGGTGCTCACCAACGCGAGCGGCGCCAACCTCGTCTTCGGCCTGGTGGCGGCCGCGGTGGCCCAGGCCCGTCCGCTCGGCGGCGCCCGCACCGACCGCGCCGTCTTCGAGGTCGACGAGCTCTCCCTGGAGCGCGCCGTGATCGCGCTGCGGCCCCGGCTGGTGGTGGTGCTCAACCTGCTCCGCGACCAGCTCGACCGCTCCGGCGAGCTGGCCACCACCGCGCGCCGCATCGGTGAGGGGCTGCGCCGCCTGCCGCCGGACGCGCAGATCGTCGCCAACGCCGACGACCCCCTGGTGGTGGCGCAGTGCGAGGGGCTGCCCGGGGTGGTCTACATCGGGATCGACGCCGACGAGCAGCTCCTCGACGGCGTCCCCCACGCCGCCGACGCCCGCACCTGCCCGCGCTGCGCCGCCCCGCTGCACTTCGACCGGGTGGTTCTGGCCCACTGCGGCAGCTACCGCTGCACCCGCTGCGACTTCGCCCGGCCGCGCCCGGCGGTCGCGGTGCGGCGGATCGCCGCCACCGGGCTCGACAGCCAGCGGCTCGAGCTCGACGACGGCACCGAGCTGGGCGCCGCGGTGGGCGGCGTCTACAACGCCTACAACCTCGTCGCCGCTCACGCCGCGGCGATCAGCCTCGGGGTGAGCCCCGCCACCGTGGCCGCCGCGGTCGCGGGCTTCCGCCCCCGCTTCGGGCGGATGGAGCGGCTGCAGCTGCACGGCCGCGAGCTGCGCATCCTCCTCGCCAAGAACCCCGCCGGGCTCGACGTGGTGCTGCGCACCGCCGACGAGCTCGGCCACGCGCGCACCTACCTGATCGCGATCAACGACCTGGTCGCCGACGGCCGCGACGTCTCCTGGCTCTGGGACGTCGACTTCGAGCGGCTCGCCCGCTCGCCGCTGCGGCCGCACGTGATCGCCTCGGGGCGGCGCGCCCACGACCTGGCGGTGCGCCTGAAGTACGCCGGCCTGGCCGCGGAGCAGGTGACGGTCGAGCCCGACCCCGCGGCGGCGCTGCGCCTGGCCGCGGGCCGCGCCGAGCCCGGCGACGAGGTGATGGTGGTGCCCACGTACACCGCGATGCTCGAGCTCCGCGCCGTCGCCCAGCGCGCCGGCGCGGTCGGCGCCTTCTGGGAGGAGGCGAGGTGAGCCGCCGGCTGCGTCTCGGCCACCTGTACCCCCACGCGATGACCATCTACGGCGACATCGGGAACATCTGCAGCCTCCGGCGCCGCGCCGAGTGGCGGGGGATCGAGGTCGAGGTGGTGCCCATCGAGGGCGGCCCCGCCGACCTCGAGTCCTGCGACCTCCTCTTCATGGGGGGCGGGCAGGACCGCGACCAGAGCGGCATCTTCGCCGACTTCGCCGAGCACAAGCGGGGCTCGCTGGAGCGGGCGGTCGCCTCCGGGGTGGCGGTGCTCGCGGTCTGCGGCGGCTACCAGCTGCTCGGCCACGACTATGTCGACGCCGAGGGCCGGGTGCTCGAGGGCCTGGGCCTGCTCGACCTGCGCAGCCGCGCCGGCGACGACCGCTGGATCGGCAACGTGCTGGTCGACGCCGAGCCCTCGATGGGGCTGGCCCAGGCCACCCTGGTGGGCTTCGAGAACCACGGTGGCCGGACCCTCCTCGGCCCCGGGCTGCGGCCCCTCGGCCGGGTGGTCGTCGGCGGCGGCAACAACGGCGAGGACGGCGGCGAG from Candidatus Dormiibacterota bacterium includes these protein-coding regions:
- a CDS encoding glutamine amidotransferase, whose amino-acid sequence is MSRRLRLGHLYPHAMTIYGDIGNICSLRRRAEWRGIEVEVVPIEGGPADLESCDLLFMGGGQDRDQSGIFADFAEHKRGSLERAVASGVAVLAVCGGYQLLGHDYVDAEGRVLEGLGLLDLRSRAGDDRWIGNVLVDAEPSMGLAQATLVGFENHGGRTLLGPGLRPLGRVVVGGGNNGEDGGEGVVAGRLVGTYLHGSLLPKNPALADWLLAAALAHREGRDTPAELAPLDDVLEAAAHARATEIALAERGRGPVARPRAARRP
- a CDS encoding 4-(cytidine 5'-diphospho)-2-C-methyl-D-erythritol kinase (An essential enzyme in the nonmevalonate pathway of isopentenyl diphosphate and dimethylallyl diphosphate biosynthesis) — translated: MIVVPAAAKVNLALEVTGRRADGYHDVATVIVALDWHDLVGLRLRPGSGEVWLRLGGPAAEGVPEGPENLAVRAALALVELAGGGLDADLWLEKRLPIAAGMGGGSADAAAVLRAGATLLRRRGLPLPAGEVGAAAAALGSDVPAALAGGAVLATGRGERLRRLPSPALHLAVAVAGASATAAAYAALDEAERRGDGRAARVAERLAAGLPPAGGDCGSALEPAARRASPRLGERLAELRARVAGDWHLTGTGGAAFALAGSAAAAGALAAAATVAGFPARPCRTVAAHPGIDAR
- a CDS encoding ComEC/Rec2 family competence protein yields the protein MSPAVGEGALPAVLVAGALATGVSLAAVGALPAVVPPATALAGGGAGVTAALTTRRPRAWALAAVALLAAAAGMVRGTEAPAATRLPIAAGAVVLVGTVRDAPVGHRAEALVTVDAERLAGAGGEGRVGGGVLAALPGHPDLAAGDRVRLEAAALRLPGERSGPTSAAALQRDGVAAVAVSPRLVRLAHGRPGPARALAALRGRIAATVGAALPPVTATLLLEIAFGIHGTLPPDTAAALRDAGLVHLVATSGLKVAIVIGLLTRLAAGLSLGPRRRLLLIGPAVALYVAIAGGGAAALRSALMAGAALLVHGTGRRLQPLALLAATAALLLAADPGLCADPGFQLSFLGTLGILLLAGPLTARLPGPRWLAEPFAVTVAAQAATVPVMASTFGVLALAAPLANALVIPAVPLLVVLGWAGAAVATAVPALGWAPLAAAGLLISGIGLVARAVAAMPGSALHLGAWPRAWTWALLAGLGAGGLGLVAALRLRLPATITSPSRTQARLAAAAAAVVVAAATLLLLSGPDGRLHLVVLDTGGSEATLVRAGDGATALVDGGSDPTRLLGALGHALPPLTRSLDLVVLSGGDRTTVAGLAGLPGGYRAGAVVVPAAPLGRGAEQAVDGLRAGGATVVRMPAGRPWSWHGTVWRLLVPTPPDRGPVTGAVQVAGGGGVALVLGALPPPGQDELAAVAGGSLAAELLVAPARGAVAPALLAAAHPRLLAVPSARAPRLPSAPGAGVRSTAIDGSLEYVGGPGGLEPS
- a CDS encoding ATP-dependent DNA helicase RecQ, producing MALAADQLLDGLRLHFGHDHFRAGQREVVEAVRDGRDAMVVMPTGGGKSLCYQLPAVLSEAPTVVVSPLIALMKDQIDALLQLGVEAAALHSNLDAAEQRRIERAYRGGTLRLLYVAPERLVRADLRAMLAERRPARIVVDEAHCISEWGHDFRPDYLRIGEVAAALAPIQLVACTATATAEVRSDVAQRLGLREPFEAVHGFARPNLHLAAERVRDEKAKLERIEQLVDPGDGHTIVYAGTRARAAILATRLQARHPTMLYHAELSAEERTLAQERFATGAVRVAVTTSAFGMGVDIATVRQVIHAGLPLSLEEYYQQAGRAGRDGLPASCVVVHASADRRLPEFFIETAHPDAATVGAVHRSLLEEGYDPGAWRRVISRDPLVRALPDRAGDAVRELLRDAGVIQGGVALPEAAQRLRDVNARVARHRRAAEARFQRFMDYLAGRQCRHLDVVRYFGEEAAAVECGDRCDVCTGAGAAVTGPLLDATPVRQALSAAARLRGRVGLVKLARVLVGSQSRDLAGASSIPTFGALRGWREADVAELLRRLADAGALRVAGVPYPTVDITPQGVEAMRGDRVLEIADPRPGRRPAATSGRSGADTEELDPGAQAVFERLRRWRSEVSRERDLPAYIIFPNSTLAEIARRRPSTPDELREVPGVGEKKLALYAGEVLGVVASLAEAP
- the holA gene encoding DNA polymerase III subunit delta; this translates as MAAPAELLLVHGEERFLVDREARAWLAAARAASASDFSVEVIDAPSRLDGLRRSLIEVPFLDARRHLLVRDPPQLSERPRRGADSAEVLAGALETRAPTTSVCLVAHTKVSAANPVLKMVQRLRGRISEHPQPRGRELRAWVERRVAERRLRLPRGAVDHLLLVVGADLGRVENELDKLAAHSGDGAVPTLDQVRTLAGGLEQLAAWDIVDRLLTPPHVRGAAALDAMIDDGVAPLYLLSVVAGQLREVLAAAEVLSGGGGAAAVAGRLGLPPWRAERLARWAGRVSPDLLVDWLRELQRLDAGVKAGELDDASGLRSFALRACGELVAGGRRR
- a CDS encoding MurT ligase domain-containing protein, whose protein sequence is MRPDPRLGAAVLAGKLAATASRGLGRGGGTTIPGDVALAIDPEVLAKLGATLPRGSVLVTGTNGKTTTTGLIAAVLEAAGERVLTNASGANLVFGLVAAAVAQARPLGGARTDRAVFEVDELSLERAVIALRPRLVVVLNLLRDQLDRSGELATTARRIGEGLRRLPPDAQIVANADDPLVVAQCEGLPGVVYIGIDADEQLLDGVPHAADARTCPRCAAPLHFDRVVLAHCGSYRCTRCDFARPRPAVAVRRIAATGLDSQRLELDDGTELGAAVGGVYNAYNLVAAHAAAISLGVSPATVAAAVAGFRPRFGRMERLQLHGRELRILLAKNPAGLDVVLRTADELGHARTYLIAINDLVADGRDVSWLWDVDFERLARSPLRPHVIASGRRAHDLAVRLKYAGLAAEQVTVEPDPAAALRLAAGRAEPGDEVMVVPTYTAMLELRAVAQRAGAVGAFWEEAR
- a CDS encoding SLBB domain-containing protein codes for the protein MAAAVAGLAALLAVAAVLLRAGGGSGAVPVAAPAALGEPLDVPAAAAALVHVSGAVTHPGLYRLSGGARVADAVAAAGGITADADPGRLPDLAAPVHDGRQVNVPFRRTAGSAAGARLDLNTASVDELRDLPAMPAGLAAAIVESRARWGPFAAVSELRTRLGVDAATVAALRPHLLVRR